Proteins encoded in a region of the Anopheles ziemanni chromosome 2, idAnoZiCoDA_A2_x.2, whole genome shotgun sequence genome:
- the LOC131294605 gene encoding BCL-6 corepressor-like protein 1: MKFFICLSALLLVSANAESEQKKSEATDKAAVPLEKKLDKRGLLSLGYGYGINGLDVGYIGGGGHVGGAYHAAHDHHYGHHSYYLGGHTDVTKTVTLVKGVPVPYTVEKHVPYTVEKHVPYPVKVPVPQPYEVVKHVPVHVKEYVKVPVHVPAPYPVEKKVPYPVHVPVDRPYPVKVFVPQPYEVTKHVPYPVKVPVPQPYEVTKHVPVPVKVEVPVPVPYTVERKVPVPVKVPVDRPYPVHVPAPYPVEVEKPVPYTVEKPVPYEVKVPVDRPYPVPVEKPVPYPVKVPVPKPYYVEKHIPYTVEKPVPYPVKVPIDRPYPVTVEKHIPVEKPVPVPVKVPVAVPVPVHHDHHHHHLEHLHEPHHHHHDVSYTSFSGYGHDYSYHH, translated from the exons ATGAAGTTTTTT ATCTGTCTGTCGGCACTTTTGCTGGTTTCGGCCAATGCCGAATCAGAGCAGAAGAAGTCCGAGGCCACCGACAAGGCGGCCGTCCCGCTGGAGAAGAAGCTGGACAAACGCGGCCTGCTGAGCCTGGGCTACGGGTACGGCATTAACGGGCTCGACGTGGGCTACATCGGGGGCGGTGGGCACGTCGGTGGTGCGTACCATGCGGCGCACGACCATCACTACGGCCATCACAGCTACTACCTCGGTGGGCACACCGACGTCACCAAGACGGTGACGCTGGTCAAGGGAGTCCCGGTGCCGTACACGGTGGAGAAGCACGTCCCGTACACCGTCGAGAAGCATGTGCCATACCCGGTGAAGGTGCCGGTTCCGCAGCCCTACGAGGTCGTCAAGCACGTCCCGGTGCACGTCAAGGAGTACGTGAAGGTGCCGGTCCATGTGCCCGCTCCGTACCCGGTGGAGAAGAAGGTCCCGTACCCGGTGCACGTTCCGGTCGATCGACCCTACCCGGTGAAGGTGTTCGTGCCGCAGCCGTACGAGGTGACCAAGCATGTGCCGTACCCCGTCAAGGTGCCCGTCCCGCAGCCCTACGAAGTGACCAAGCATGTGCCGGTCCCGGTGAAGGTGGAGGTCCCCGTCCCGGTGCCGTACACCGTCGAGCGGAAGGTGCCCGTCCCGGTGAAGGTCCCAGTCGATCGGCCCTACCCCGTGCACGTCCCCGCTCCGTATCCCGTCGAGGTGGAGAAACCCGTCCCGTACACCGTCGAGAAGCCAGTCCCGTATGAGGTGAAGGTCCCGGTCGACCGTCCCTACCCGGTTCCGGTGGAGAAGCCCGTCCCGTACCCGGTCAAGGTGCCCGTCCCGAAGCCATACTACGTCGAGAAGCACATCCCGTACACCGTCGAGAAGCCAGTCCCGTACCCCGTGAAGGTCCCGATCGATCGTCCCTATCCGGTCACGGTGGAGAAGCACATCCCGGTCGAGAAGCCCGTCCCGGTGCCGGTAAAGGTTCCGGTTGCCGTGCCAGTGCCAGTGC